The genomic region GAACTTTGGCGTAGACTTAGGAATGATGCCACTAGGCTCATGCACCATGAAATATAACCCTAAGGTTGAGGAGTTAACTAGTAGGGTGGTAGAAAACTATCACCCGTTACAAGACGAGGATACTGTACAAGGAATTCTAGAAATGATGTACGAAATGCAGAAATGGCTAGCAGAAATTACTGGAATGGACGAATGCAGTCTTCAAATTCCTGCAGGAGCTGCAGGAGAATTGGCTGGAGTTCTAATGATCAAGAAATATCATGAATCTAAAAATAGAAGAAGAGACGAAATGCTAGTTGCAGATACTGCTCACGGAACTAATCCTGCAAGTGCTACAATGGCCGGATATAAGGTAATTTATATTAAATCTAATCAAGAAGGGCTTGTTGATATTGATATACTAAAAGAAGTAGTTAATTCAAAAACTGCGGGATTTATGCTCACAAATCCTAATACTTTAGGATTATTTGAGGAGAATATATTAGAGATCTCTAAGATAATTCATTCTATCGACGGAGTATTATATTACGACGGTGCAAATTTAAATGGTATACTAGGAGTGGCAAGACCAGGGGATATGGGATTTGATATAGTTCATATAAACTTACATAAGACGTTTGCAGTACCACATGGTGGCGGGGGACCTGGAGCGGGAGCAATTTGTGCTAAAGGCGAGCTAAAAGATTATTTGCCGTATCCTATAGTTGATAAAGAAGGAGATAAGTATGTTTTAAGGAATCCAGTAAAAACTATTGGTAAAATAGCGTCTTTTTATGGTAATATAGGAAATGTTATAAGAGCCTATGTTTACATATTAGGCTTAGGGCCTCAAGGCGTTTCACAAGTAGGAAAAATGAGCACATTAGCTACCAATTATTTAATTTCTAAGCTTAAAAATGTTAAAGGCTTAGAATTATTAGCACCGCATAGACCAAGAAAGCATGAAGTTGTATTTAGTGCAAAACCTTTGCTTAACGATAAAGGAGTTACTGCATTAGATATAGCAAAGGCATTATTAGATA from Acidianus ambivalens harbors:
- the gcvPB gene encoding aminomethyl-transferring glycine dehydrogenase subunit GcvPB, translated to MWRQANWNEPLIYELSSDKKRKQGIIIPEEDIDVKIDIPEKIKRKNELEIPELSELEVVRHFVRLSQQNFGVDLGMMPLGSCTMKYNPKVEELTSRVVENYHPLQDEDTVQGILEMMYEMQKWLAEITGMDECSLQIPAGAAGELAGVLMIKKYHESKNRRRDEMLVADTAHGTNPASATMAGYKVIYIKSNQEGLVDIDILKEVVNSKTAGFMLTNPNTLGLFEENILEISKIIHSIDGVLYYDGANLNGILGVARPGDMGFDIVHINLHKTFAVPHGGGGPGAGAICAKGELKDYLPYPIVDKEGDKYVLRNPVKTIGKIASFYGNIGNVIRAYVYILGLGPQGVSQVGKMSTLATNYLISKLKNVKGLELLAPHRPRKHEVVFSAKPLLNDKGVTALDIAKALLDRGFHAPTIYFPGIIEEALMIEPTETEPKETLDKFIDALKEILEESYKDPEKIHQTPQNTTVKRLDQVKANHPTSVTPSYRVLRLREKGVIKILK